One window of the Arthrobacter sp. zg-Y919 genome contains the following:
- the tatC gene encoding twin-arginine translocase subunit TatC, which yields MALKEHLREFRNRLFKSAIAVLLGTVGGFFLYLPVFEALTQPLLDAGNSDGRFTTINFEGVATPFDQMVQVSVFVGLLVSSPVWLYQAWAFITPGLKRRERRAALGFLAAAVPLFIGGVYLAWLILPNAVRVLTEFTPEGGSNVITASVYLAFVLRLMLAFGIAFLIPVFLVGLNLAGLLAGRTIIKYWRITVFLICLFAAMAAPGADALSMFYLAAPLLALFALAVGICLINDRRRVRKQAAREAAVEADADKATPINKL from the coding sequence ATGGCCCTTAAAGAGCATCTGCGGGAATTCCGCAACCGGCTCTTCAAATCCGCCATCGCTGTCCTGTTGGGCACCGTTGGCGGATTCTTCCTGTACCTGCCCGTATTTGAAGCGCTGACCCAGCCACTGCTGGATGCCGGCAACAGCGACGGCCGGTTCACCACCATCAACTTTGAAGGTGTGGCCACCCCGTTCGACCAAATGGTCCAGGTGTCGGTCTTCGTCGGCCTGCTGGTCTCCAGCCCGGTGTGGCTCTACCAGGCGTGGGCGTTCATCACCCCGGGACTGAAGCGCAGGGAACGCCGTGCCGCCCTGGGCTTCCTGGCGGCCGCCGTACCGCTGTTCATCGGCGGCGTGTACCTGGCCTGGCTGATCCTGCCCAACGCGGTCCGCGTCCTCACCGAGTTCACCCCCGAAGGCGGCTCTAACGTCATCACCGCCTCGGTCTACCTGGCGTTTGTGCTGCGGCTGATGCTCGCCTTCGGCATTGCCTTCCTGATTCCGGTCTTCCTGGTGGGACTGAACCTGGCCGGGCTCCTGGCCGGCCGGACCATCATCAAGTACTGGCGTATTACGGTATTCCTCATCTGCCTTTTCGCAGCCATGGCGGCTCCCGGTGCCGACGCCCTGAGCATGTTCTACCTGGCTGCACCGCTCCTGGCGCTGTTCGCCCTGGCGGTGGGCATCTGCCTGATCAATGACCGGCGCCGCGTCCGGAAACAGGCTGCGCGCGAAGCCGCCGTGGAGG
- the tatA gene encoding Sec-independent protein translocase subunit TatA — translation MRLEGWQIIVIVVLALLLFGAPKLPGLARSLGQSLRIFKSEVRQMKDDDKDPASTDPMEGRVVPPGAHPKASEQTFFPGQTPPSGTPGASPDSAGNPPTSR, via the coding sequence ATGAGGCTTGAAGGCTGGCAAATCATCGTTATTGTCGTACTGGCTCTCCTGCTCTTCGGCGCCCCGAAGCTTCCGGGACTGGCAAGGAGCCTGGGGCAGTCCCTTCGCATCTTCAAGTCCGAAGTGCGCCAGATGAAGGACGACGACAAGGACCCGGCTTCGACCGATCCGATGGAGGGCCGGGTGGTTCCTCCCGGAGCGCATCCGAAGGCCTCCGAGCAGACGTTCTTCCCCGGGCAGACCCCGCCGTCCGGCACTCCGGGCGCATCCCCGGACTCTGCGGGTAACCCGCCAACCAGCCGCTAG
- a CDS encoding WYL domain-containing protein, whose protein sequence is MSAKRTERLLNLVIALLSTRRGFTKHELFEEIELYGEAATADAREKLFDRDKAFLREQGIPVESYSEETLFEDNTTQRYRIRQDAYRLPGVRFTPEESAVLTLAARMWDQASLGSAAARALRKLHARGVLPDDAGSIPLQPSIRTNDPHFNEIWRAATTRTPVTFGYRPPGSAAQSVRRVQPWGMGSRFGHWYLVGYDLDRAAERIFRLSRMEGPVRLRTGTYTVPADFDIDASLASLDGLYAPQPAAVEVRHGAGAALRMQAESVEAAAGGRDRLKLSVRDLDALAADTAALGAAAVAVEPADYVDAVRAALTRALQTQSLPLPDFELAEAAVPARRPATGAQDRLTRLLDLVPYVLANQGADMNETAAAFGVSKEQLAKDLDLLFVSGPRHYPNELMDVSFDDDRIYIENADNLSEPVRFGMDEAAALIVGLDTLSALPGIGSSAAVASTLEKLTEAAGEAGGVGTAVAARLDDAAGGTVLAELQQAITGTRQLELRYLVPRRDELTLRTVDPRRLFSVDDTWYLEAWCHRAEAPRNFRVDRIHGVRDTGAALTHAPEPGAAFPSSLFTPGPLDQRVTLVLEPAALWVAEAYDAERQAPLADGRTAVELRTADTGWIPAFTARLGGAAAVAAPADLRKATLAWLQEAAANYPPA, encoded by the coding sequence GTGTCCGCCAAGAGAACCGAACGCCTCCTGAACCTGGTCATTGCGCTGCTCTCCACGCGCAGGGGCTTCACCAAGCACGAGTTGTTCGAAGAGATTGAACTGTACGGAGAAGCCGCCACCGCCGATGCCCGGGAGAAGCTCTTCGACCGCGACAAGGCCTTCCTGCGCGAGCAGGGGATCCCGGTGGAGTCCTACAGCGAAGAAACCCTGTTCGAGGACAACACCACCCAGCGCTACCGCATCCGGCAGGACGCCTACCGCCTCCCGGGCGTCCGCTTCACCCCCGAGGAATCCGCAGTCCTGACCCTTGCGGCCCGCATGTGGGACCAGGCCTCGCTCGGCTCCGCGGCAGCCCGTGCACTGCGCAAACTCCATGCCCGGGGAGTACTGCCCGATGACGCCGGCAGCATCCCCCTCCAGCCCAGCATCCGCACCAACGATCCGCACTTCAACGAGATCTGGCGGGCAGCGACCACCCGCACCCCGGTCACCTTCGGCTACCGGCCCCCGGGCTCCGCCGCGCAGTCCGTACGCCGGGTTCAGCCCTGGGGAATGGGCAGCCGTTTCGGCCACTGGTACCTCGTGGGCTACGACCTGGACCGGGCAGCGGAGCGCATCTTCCGGCTTTCCCGCATGGAAGGCCCGGTCCGGCTGCGCACCGGGACCTACACGGTGCCCGCGGACTTCGACATCGACGCTTCCCTCGCCTCCCTGGATGGGCTGTACGCTCCGCAGCCGGCCGCCGTCGAGGTGCGCCACGGTGCCGGGGCCGCCCTGCGGATGCAGGCAGAATCGGTCGAAGCGGCTGCCGGCGGCAGGGACCGGCTGAAGCTGAGCGTCCGTGATCTGGACGCACTGGCCGCGGACACCGCCGCCCTTGGCGCGGCAGCCGTAGCCGTGGAGCCGGCCGACTATGTGGACGCGGTCCGCGCTGCCCTTACCCGCGCCCTCCAGACACAAAGCCTGCCGCTTCCGGATTTCGAACTGGCCGAAGCCGCCGTGCCGGCCCGACGCCCGGCAACGGGCGCCCAGGACCGGCTTACCCGGCTCCTGGACCTGGTGCCCTACGTCCTCGCGAACCAGGGCGCGGACATGAACGAGACCGCCGCTGCCTTCGGTGTCAGCAAGGAACAACTCGCCAAGGACCTGGACCTGTTGTTCGTCAGCGGCCCCCGCCATTACCCCAACGAACTGATGGATGTCAGTTTCGACGACGACCGGATCTACATCGAGAACGCCGACAACCTCTCCGAGCCGGTGCGTTTCGGCATGGACGAGGCCGCGGCGCTGATCGTCGGCCTCGACACGCTGTCGGCGCTGCCGGGCATCGGTTCCTCCGCCGCGGTTGCCAGCACCCTGGAGAAGCTGACGGAAGCCGCGGGGGAGGCGGGCGGCGTCGGAACCGCCGTCGCGGCCCGCCTGGACGACGCCGCCGGCGGCACCGTGCTGGCCGAACTCCAACAGGCCATCACCGGCACCCGCCAGCTCGAGCTGCGCTATCTGGTGCCGCGCCGGGACGAACTCACGCTCCGCACCGTCGACCCGCGCCGCCTCTTCTCGGTGGACGACACCTGGTACCTCGAAGCCTGGTGCCACCGGGCCGAGGCGCCGCGTAATTTCCGCGTCGACCGGATCCACGGAGTACGGGATACCGGCGCGGCGCTGACCCACGCGCCCGAGCCCGGCGCCGCGTTCCCGTCCAGCCTGTTCACGCCCGGTCCGCTGGATCAGCGGGTCACCCTGGTCCTGGAGCCGGCCGCCCTCTGGGTTGCCGAGGCCTACGACGCGGAGCGGCAGGCGCCCCTGGCGGACGGCCGTACGGCCGTGGAACTGCGCACTGCGGATACTGGCTGGATTCCTGCGTTTACCGCCCGGCTGGGCGGGGCCGCCGCGGTTGCGGCACCCGCGGATCTGCGGAAGGCCACCCTGGCCTGGCTGCAGGAGGCGGCCGCAAACTATCCGCCCGCCTAG
- a CDS encoding FKBP-type peptidyl-prolyl cis-trans isomerase: protein MSFGKREYDRQKPEIDFPAHDAPTDLVIEDLVVGDGQEVKAGDTVSTHYVGVAFSTGEEFDASWNRGAPLDFRVGVGQVIQGWDQGLLGMKVGGRRRLEIPSSMAYGDRGAGSAVAPGESLIFVVDLLGVR, encoded by the coding sequence ATGTCATTCGGAAAGCGTGAATACGACCGTCAGAAGCCGGAGATTGATTTCCCGGCCCACGATGCACCCACCGACCTCGTCATCGAGGACCTCGTGGTCGGCGACGGCCAGGAAGTAAAGGCCGGAGACACGGTTTCCACCCACTATGTGGGCGTTGCCTTCTCCACCGGTGAGGAGTTCGACGCGTCCTGGAACCGGGGCGCACCCCTGGACTTCCGGGTCGGCGTGGGCCAGGTCATCCAGGGCTGGGACCAGGGCCTGCTGGGCATGAAGGTAGGCGGCCGCCGCCGGCTGGAAATCCCCTCCTCCATGGCCTACGGCGACCGCGGTGCCGGTTCGGCCGTGGCCCCGGGCGAGTCCCTGATCTTCGTTGTGGACCTGCTCGGCGTCCGCTGA
- a CDS encoding FKBP-type peptidyl-prolyl cis-trans isomerase, giving the protein MRKVLAILLPFLLFLTACSGGDGDAAPVTGPLSSVKIERGDEETSVPTVEFDAPLSADEPTLNRINDGDGKEVAADQTAMIRLAIVNPEDGTVGQETYSAESAEAIAVDESLKTGNSQMYDALLGAPVGSDFAYFIPASEENGTEANFVVFTITDAVDAEPALSPDEAAARNEDGTLLMSSEDVDALEAEGKLPEVTFAEDGTPSITIPEGAEEPDRLIVKVLEEGDGPVLEATGTVKAGYLGVSLRDGSTFDSSYERGEPAEFPLGNVIPGWTYGLAGQKAGSKVLLVLPSELAYGDPAAGSSPSGPLVFVVDIQEVK; this is encoded by the coding sequence GTGCGTAAAGTACTAGCCATCCTCCTGCCTTTCCTGCTGTTCCTCACCGCCTGCTCCGGCGGCGACGGCGACGCAGCCCCGGTCACCGGCCCGCTCTCCTCCGTGAAGATTGAACGCGGCGATGAGGAGACCTCGGTCCCCACCGTCGAATTCGATGCTCCGCTCAGCGCCGACGAGCCAACCCTGAACCGCATCAACGACGGCGACGGCAAGGAAGTCGCAGCCGATCAGACGGCCATGATCCGCCTCGCTATCGTCAACCCCGAAGACGGTACCGTCGGCCAGGAGACCTACAGTGCCGAAAGCGCCGAAGCCATCGCCGTGGATGAGAGCCTGAAGACCGGCAATTCGCAGATGTATGACGCCCTCCTGGGCGCTCCCGTCGGCTCCGACTTTGCCTACTTCATTCCGGCCAGTGAAGAGAACGGTACGGAAGCCAACTTCGTCGTCTTCACCATCACCGATGCAGTGGACGCCGAACCGGCCCTTTCCCCGGATGAAGCCGCCGCCCGGAACGAGGACGGCACCCTCCTGATGAGCAGCGAGGACGTCGACGCCCTTGAAGCCGAAGGCAAGCTGCCCGAGGTCACCTTCGCCGAAGACGGCACCCCGTCCATCACCATCCCGGAAGGCGCCGAGGAACCGGACCGCCTGATCGTGAAGGTCCTTGAGGAAGGCGACGGACCGGTACTGGAGGCAACCGGCACGGTGAAGGCCGGCTACCTGGGCGTAAGCCTGCGGGACGGCAGCACCTTCGACTCCAGCTACGAGCGCGGCGAGCCGGCCGAGTTCCCGCTGGGCAACGTGATTCCCGGCTGGACCTACGGCCTGGCCGGTCAGAAGGCCGGCTCCAAGGTCCTGCTGGTCCTGCCGTCCGAATTGGCCTACGGTGATCCCGCCGCGGGCAGCAGCCCTTCCGGACCCCTGGTCTTCGTCGTGGACATCCAGGAAGTCAAGTAG
- the pafA gene encoding Pup--protein ligase: MDRRIYGVETEFGIAYSGPDSRPLSPEEVARYLFRKVVSWGRSSNVFLTNGSRLYLDVGSHPEYATAECDDLAQLVAHDRAGELILDDLVEEAEDRLKAEGFNGSVYLFKNNTDSAGNSYGSHENYLIPRRLEFSRLADVLIPFLVTRQLLVGAGKVLKTQSGSLFAFSQRADHIWEGVSSATTRSRPIINTRDEPHADAEHYRRLHVIAGDSNMSETTMLLKAGSVDLMLRMIEAGVLMRDLRLENPIRSIRETSHDLSGRQPLKLANGSTMTPLDLQRIYLQRVQDFVAANGEHNRHVGRIIDLWTRTLDAIESGDHTGIDTEIDWAIKKKLVDRVGERHGLDMASPRLAQVDLTYHDISRRRGLFYLLQARGETARVVEDSDIKEAVDQPPQTTRAKLRGDFVRRAKTANRDFTVDWVHLKLNDRAQQTVLCKDPFASVDERVEALLSTL; encoded by the coding sequence ATGGACCGCAGGATCTACGGGGTGGAAACAGAATTCGGCATCGCTTATTCCGGACCCGATTCCCGTCCCCTTTCCCCCGAGGAAGTAGCCCGCTATCTCTTCCGCAAGGTGGTCAGCTGGGGCCGCTCCTCCAATGTCTTCCTGACCAACGGCTCCCGTCTCTACCTCGATGTGGGGTCGCATCCGGAGTACGCCACCGCAGAGTGTGACGACCTGGCACAGCTGGTGGCCCACGACCGGGCCGGCGAGCTCATCCTGGACGACCTGGTCGAAGAAGCGGAGGACCGGCTCAAGGCCGAGGGCTTCAACGGCAGCGTCTACCTCTTCAAGAACAACACCGATTCCGCCGGGAACTCCTACGGCAGCCACGAAAACTACCTCATTCCACGCCGCCTCGAGTTCTCCCGGCTGGCCGATGTCCTCATACCGTTCCTGGTGACCCGCCAGCTCCTGGTCGGTGCGGGCAAGGTGCTGAAGACCCAGTCAGGATCCCTGTTCGCGTTTTCCCAGCGGGCGGACCACATCTGGGAGGGTGTTTCCTCGGCCACCACGCGGTCCCGGCCGATCATCAATACCCGGGACGAGCCGCACGCCGACGCCGAGCACTACCGGCGCCTGCACGTGATCGCAGGCGACTCCAACATGTCCGAGACCACCATGCTCCTCAAGGCCGGGTCCGTGGACCTGATGCTGCGGATGATCGAGGCCGGTGTGCTGATGCGGGACCTGCGCCTGGAAAACCCGATCCGCAGCATCCGGGAAACCTCCCACGACCTCTCCGGTCGGCAGCCGTTGAAGCTGGCCAACGGGTCCACCATGACGCCGTTGGACCTGCAGCGGATCTACCTGCAGCGGGTCCAGGACTTCGTGGCTGCGAACGGTGAGCACAACCGGCACGTTGGACGGATCATCGATCTGTGGACACGCACCCTGGACGCCATCGAATCCGGTGACCACACCGGGATCGACACCGAGATCGACTGGGCCATCAAGAAGAAACTGGTGGACCGGGTGGGGGAGCGGCATGGTCTCGACATGGCTTCCCCGCGCCTGGCCCAGGTGGACCTGACCTATCACGACATTTCCCGGCGCCGGGGATTGTTCTATCTGCTGCAGGCGCGCGGGGAAACAGCCCGCGTGGTGGAGGACAGCGATATCAAGGAAGCCGTGGACCAACCGCCGCAGACCACCCGTGCGAAGCTGCGCGGCGACTTCGTCCGGCGCGCCAAGACCGCCAACCGCGATTTCACGGTGGACTGGGTGCACCTCAAGCTCAATGACCGGGCACAGCAGACGGTGCTCTGCAAAGACCCGTTCGCCTCTGTCGACGAGCGCGTCGAGGCCCTTCTTTCCACTCTCTGA
- the prcA gene encoding proteasome subunit alpha, protein MTQQFYVSPEQLMKDRADFARKGIARGRSVVVLTCREGIALVAENPSPSLHKLSEIYDRIGFAAVGKYNEFESLRQAGIRFADVRGYSYSREDVSARGLASVYAQSLGSVFTTEGKPFEVELAVAEVGEDPYSDRLYRLNFDGSIADESNYTVMGGQAEIVNEALSRTWSQDAGFASAIRTAVNALSATRSAEGTGNGQPAEPLGAGLLEVAVLDRDPLSTRGTVRAFRRINTVELDRLLSSAEGD, encoded by the coding sequence GTGACCCAGCAGTTCTATGTCTCGCCCGAACAGCTGATGAAGGACCGGGCGGACTTCGCCCGGAAAGGCATTGCCAGGGGACGCTCGGTGGTGGTCCTGACCTGCCGCGAGGGCATCGCCCTGGTGGCGGAAAACCCTTCGCCGTCCCTCCACAAGCTCAGTGAAATCTACGACCGGATAGGTTTCGCCGCCGTCGGCAAATACAACGAATTCGAATCCCTCCGCCAGGCAGGCATCCGCTTCGCCGATGTGCGCGGCTATTCCTATTCGCGTGAAGATGTTTCAGCACGGGGGCTGGCCAGCGTGTACGCGCAGAGCCTCGGATCGGTGTTCACCACCGAGGGAAAGCCCTTCGAAGTCGAACTGGCCGTGGCGGAGGTGGGGGAGGACCCCTACTCGGACCGCCTGTACCGGCTGAACTTCGACGGCTCCATTGCGGATGAAAGCAATTACACCGTGATGGGCGGACAGGCGGAAATCGTCAACGAAGCCCTGAGCCGGACCTGGAGCCAGGACGCCGGTTTCGCCTCCGCCATCAGGACCGCCGTGAACGCCCTCTCCGCCACCCGGTCAGCTGAGGGAACAGGTAACGGCCAGCCGGCGGAACCACTGGGCGCCGGCCTGCTCGAAGTAGCCGTCCTGGACCGGGATCCGTTGTCCACGCGAGGCACCGTACGGGCGTTCCGCAGGATAAACACCGTTGAGCTGGACCGTCTGTTGTCCAGCGCGGAAGGAGACTGA
- the prcB gene encoding proteasome subunit beta: MAPRDPAASIHQAPSASFTDHLTRHRPELLPSSRSLGPASQGSAAELAPQATTIVSLTYAGGVLMAGDRRATMGNMIASRHIKKVFPADNFSVLGIAGTAGLALDMIRLFQVELEHYEKIEGTPMSLDGKSNRLAAMVRSNLPLALQGLAVVPLFAGFDTQRRTGRLFSYDVTGGRYEEYEHHSVGSGSVFARGALKKLWRPNLDEEEAVRVAVESLYDAADDDSATGGPDMVRRLWPVVFVVNSAGNREIPERELQQLSHDLISRRTAAGLEA, encoded by the coding sequence ATGGCCCCCCGGGACCCTGCCGCCTCCATCCACCAAGCCCCCTCCGCTTCCTTTACCGACCACCTCACCCGGCACCGCCCCGAACTGCTGCCCTCCTCCCGCTCCCTGGGACCGGCGTCGCAGGGGTCCGCTGCGGAACTGGCCCCGCAGGCCACAACCATCGTCTCCCTGACGTACGCCGGGGGAGTCCTGATGGCTGGGGACCGGCGTGCCACGATGGGCAACATGATTGCCAGCCGGCACATCAAGAAGGTCTTTCCTGCGGACAACTTCTCCGTGCTGGGCATTGCCGGCACGGCGGGGCTGGCCCTGGACATGATCCGGCTGTTCCAGGTGGAACTGGAGCATTACGAAAAAATCGAAGGAACGCCCATGAGCCTGGACGGCAAGTCCAACCGGCTTGCGGCCATGGTGCGTTCCAACCTTCCGCTGGCGCTGCAGGGGCTGGCCGTGGTCCCGCTCTTCGCCGGGTTCGACACCCAGCGGCGTACGGGACGGCTCTTCTCCTACGACGTGACCGGGGGCCGGTATGAGGAGTACGAGCACCACAGTGTGGGCTCGGGCTCGGTCTTCGCCCGCGGCGCCCTGAAGAAACTCTGGCGGCCGAACCTGGATGAGGAGGAAGCGGTGCGGGTGGCAGTGGAATCCCTCTACGACGCGGCCGACGACGACTCAGCCACCGGCGGACCGGACATGGTCCGGCGGCTCTGGCCCGTGGTTTTCGTGGTCAACAGCGCCGGCAACCGGGAGATCCCCGAGCGGGAACTGCAGCAGCTGTCCCATGACCTGATCTCAAGGCGCACCGCCGCCGGACTGGAGGCGTAG
- a CDS encoding ubiquitin-like protein Pup — protein sequence MATQDRKTTGTHPVEEEETEAVPAPAPEAEASTETEGVDDLLDEIDGVLESNAEEFVRGFIQKGGQ from the coding sequence ATGGCAACCCAGGACCGCAAAACCACCGGAACGCATCCAGTTGAAGAAGAAGAAACAGAGGCCGTCCCTGCCCCGGCACCCGAGGCGGAAGCATCCACCGAGACTGAGGGCGTAGACGACCTCCTGGACGAAATCGACGGCGTGCTGGAAAGCAACGCCGAAGAATTCGTCCGCGGCTTCATCCAAAAGGGCGGTCAGTAA
- the dop gene encoding depupylase/deamidase Dop → MGTETEYGVLAPSLPSANATVLSSQIVNAYAATLRTGTGNLSGTRWDYTDEAPLNDARGYAVPRAAADPTQLTDEPPVLDAEQIAMEGGGPAALYGEQTADNPVLMNMVLGNGARLYVDHAHPEYSSPEVTRPRDAVLWDKAGDAVVLAAMRHIARMPGFAPVHLYKNNTDNKGVSYGSHENYLVPRSVPFGALVSGLVPFFVSRQVIAGSGRVGIGTNNQRQGFQLSQRADFFETEVGLETTIRRPIINTRDEPHSVAEKYRRLHVIIGDANLSEVSALLKIGTTAAVLSMIEAGTAPAVELRDPVGALQAISHDPTLEQLVELTDGRMVTGLDLQEIYCEAAAAHARAGGGSDPDTEDILTRWAALLGTLKRDPMEAAASVDWVAKLKLMQAYRERDGLAWSDARLHLVDLQYSDMRPEKGLYYRLAARGQMERVLTDEEIARAVIRPPDDTRAYFRGNCLTRFPKEVIGASWDSIIFELPSRRRLQRIPTREPLRGTRALTEELFNASADAEDFVARLLTGSDATVAP, encoded by the coding sequence ATGGGGACGGAAACCGAGTACGGCGTCCTGGCTCCGTCCCTGCCGTCCGCCAACGCGACCGTCCTCTCCAGCCAGATCGTCAACGCCTATGCGGCCACGCTGCGGACGGGCACGGGCAACCTGTCGGGAACCCGCTGGGACTACACGGACGAGGCGCCGCTGAACGACGCACGCGGGTACGCCGTGCCCCGCGCCGCGGCGGATCCCACCCAGCTCACCGACGAACCCCCGGTGCTGGACGCCGAACAAATCGCCATGGAAGGCGGCGGACCGGCCGCCCTCTACGGGGAGCAGACCGCCGACAACCCGGTGCTGATGAACATGGTCCTGGGCAACGGCGCACGCCTGTATGTGGACCACGCCCATCCCGAGTATTCCTCGCCCGAAGTCACCCGGCCCCGCGACGCGGTGTTGTGGGACAAGGCCGGCGACGCCGTGGTGCTGGCCGCCATGCGGCACATTGCCCGCATGCCCGGCTTCGCCCCGGTGCACCTGTACAAAAACAACACCGACAACAAGGGCGTGTCCTACGGTTCCCACGAGAACTACCTGGTGCCGCGCAGCGTCCCCTTCGGGGCGCTGGTCAGCGGGCTCGTGCCGTTCTTCGTGTCGCGCCAGGTCATCGCCGGATCCGGCCGGGTGGGCATTGGCACCAATAACCAGCGCCAGGGTTTCCAGCTGAGCCAGCGCGCGGACTTCTTCGAAACGGAAGTCGGACTGGAAACCACCATCCGCCGTCCAATCATCAATACCCGGGACGAGCCGCATTCGGTCGCGGAAAAGTACCGCCGGCTGCACGTGATCATCGGGGACGCGAACCTCAGCGAGGTTTCCGCCCTGCTGAAAATCGGCACCACGGCGGCTGTCCTGTCCATGATCGAAGCCGGGACCGCCCCCGCCGTCGAACTCCGCGACCCCGTGGGTGCGCTGCAGGCGATCAGCCACGACCCCACCCTCGAGCAGCTGGTGGAGCTGACGGACGGCCGGATGGTCACCGGCCTGGACCTGCAGGAGATCTACTGCGAAGCGGCAGCGGCACACGCCCGTGCGGGCGGCGGAAGCGACCCGGACACCGAGGACATCCTCACCCGCTGGGCCGCACTGCTGGGGACCCTCAAGCGGGACCCGATGGAGGCTGCCGCCTCCGTCGACTGGGTGGCGAAGCTGAAGCTGATGCAGGCTTACCGTGAGCGTGACGGGCTGGCCTGGTCGGACGCGCGGCTGCACCTGGTGGACCTGCAGTACTCGGATATGCGTCCGGAGAAGGGGCTCTATTACCGCCTTGCGGCCAGGGGACAGATGGAACGCGTGCTCACCGACGAGGAGATTGCCCGGGCCGTCATCCGCCCGCCGGATGACACCCGGGCGTATTTCCGCGGGAACTGCCTCACCCGGTTCCCGAAGGAAGTCATCGGTGCGAGCTGGGATTCCATCATCTTCGAACTTCCCTCCCGGCGGCGGCTCCAGCGGATCCCGACCCGGGAGCCGCTGCGCGGAACCCGGGCGCTGACCGAGGAACTCTTCAATGCATCCGCCGATGCGGAAGATTTTGTCGCCAGACTCCTGACCGGTTCGGATGCCACCGTGGCACCATAG
- a CDS encoding tRNA (adenine-N1)-methyltransferase, whose translation MNSHHQEQPTTAAPHGAEIRRGPLRPGERVQLTDEKGRRNTITLTEGGAFHTHRGYLQHDTVIGLPEGSVVSNTAGHQYQILRPLLSDFVLSMPRGAAVVYPKDAAQIVTMADIYPGARVVEAGVGSGALSISLLRAVGDNGSLHSFERREEFAQIARGNVETFFGGPHPAWDITLGDFQDEVVKTEEPGSVDRVVLDMLAPWECTDAVATVLAPGGVWISYVATVTQLSRTAEAIRADGRFTEPDGWESMVRGWHLEGLAVRPDHRMVAHTGFLLTARRLAEGATGLVAKRRASKTNFSEEDLNAWTPAAVGEREVSAHKLRRAAKDASSTVQRGALENAEKFQQETDTP comes from the coding sequence ATGAACTCCCATCACCAGGAGCAGCCCACAACTGCTGCACCCCACGGCGCCGAGATCCGCAGGGGACCGCTCCGCCCCGGGGAACGGGTCCAGCTCACGGACGAAAAGGGCCGCCGCAACACCATTACCCTCACCGAGGGCGGCGCTTTCCACACCCACCGCGGCTACCTGCAGCACGACACCGTCATCGGCCTGCCCGAAGGGTCCGTCGTGTCCAATACGGCCGGACACCAATACCAGATCCTGCGCCCGCTCCTCTCTGACTTCGTCCTCTCCATGCCGCGCGGCGCCGCCGTCGTCTACCCCAAGGACGCCGCCCAGATCGTCACCATGGCGGACATCTACCCGGGCGCACGCGTAGTGGAAGCCGGCGTCGGATCCGGAGCCCTGAGCATTTCGCTGCTGCGCGCCGTCGGAGACAACGGCAGCCTGCATTCCTTTGAACGGCGCGAGGAATTCGCCCAGATCGCCCGCGGCAACGTGGAGACCTTCTTCGGCGGACCGCACCCGGCCTGGGACATCACCCTCGGTGATTTCCAGGACGAAGTCGTCAAAACCGAAGAACCGGGCAGCGTGGACCGGGTGGTCCTCGACATGCTGGCACCGTGGGAATGCACCGACGCCGTAGCCACAGTGCTCGCCCCGGGCGGAGTGTGGATCTCCTACGTGGCCACCGTCACGCAGCTCTCCCGCACCGCCGAAGCCATCCGCGCCGACGGCCGCTTCACGGAGCCGGACGGCTGGGAATCCATGGTCCGCGGCTGGCACCTGGAGGGCCTGGCCGTGCGTCCGGACCACCGCATGGTGGCCCACACCGGCTTCCTGCTGACCGCCCGCCGGCTTGCGGAAGGCGCCACCGGCCTCGTCGCCAAGCGCCGTGCCTCCAAAACCAATTTCAGCGAAGAGGACCTGAACGCCTGGACTCCCGCAGCCGTGGGCGAACGCGAGGTTTCCGCCCACAAGCTGCGCCGCGCCGCCAAGGATGCCAGCTCCACCGTGCAGCGCGGAGCCCTTGAAAACGCTGAAAAGTTCCAGCAGGAGACCGACACCCCATAG